Proteins found in one Lycium ferocissimum isolate CSIRO_LF1 chromosome 6, AGI_CSIRO_Lferr_CH_V1, whole genome shotgun sequence genomic segment:
- the LOC132059196 gene encoding uncharacterized protein LOC132059196 codes for MGFESIKKLKPLVHLLLPLCFHWIAEEMTVSVLVDVTTNALCPGKSTCSEAIYINGVQQTVVGIFKMVVLPVLGQLADEYGRKPLLLLTVSTTIIPFGLLTINKSKEFVYAYYVLRTLSYIISQGSIFCISVAYAADVVEESSRAAVFSWITGLFSASHVMGNVLARFLPEGYIFQVSIGLLIFVPVYMTLFLAETVTPRTEVNQSSTLQSKVLKVVQERFNSMRYAANIVTSSPTLKCISLVSFFYELGMSGISSVLLYYLKSAFGFNKNQFSEILMMVGVGSIVSQIVVLPLINPLFGEKVILCMALLSSIAYAMLYGLAWAPWVPYLSASFGVIYVLVKPSTYAVISKGALSADQGKAQGFVAGIQSVASLLSPIVMSPLTSWFLSRDAPFNCKGFSILCASLCMVVSLCYACTLKVEAPRKRTLDENAENIEAPLLT; via the exons ATGGGGTTTGAGAGTATTAAGAAATTGAAGCCTTTGGTGCATTTATTGTTGCCACTATGTTTTCATTGGATAGCTGAAGAGATGACTGTTTCAGTTCTTGTTGATGTTACAACTAATGCTCTTTGTCCAGGCAAATCTACTTGTTCTGAAGCTATTTATATCAATGGTGTTCAACAAACA GTTGTTGGAATATTCAAGATGGTAGTCCTTCCTGTCCTAGGTCAGCTTGCAGATGAGTATGGGCGTAAACCGCTTCTTCTTCTCACTGTATCTACTACAATTATTCCTTTTG GTTTACTCACCATCAATAAGTCAAAGGAATTTGTCTATGCTTATTATGTCTTGCGGACACTTTCTTATATCATAAGTCAAGGGAGCATTTTCTGTATCTCTGTTGCTTATGCG GCAGATGTTGTTGAAGAGAGTAGTAGAGCTGCAGTTTTTAGTTGGATTACAGGCCTTTTTTCTGCATCCCATGTTATGGGGAATGTCCTTGCACGTTTTCTTCCTGAGGGCTACATTTTCCAG GTTTCGATAGGTCTCTTGATCTTTGTTCCTGTTTATATGACACTGTTTCTAGCAGAAACCGTAACTCCAAGAACAGAGGTGAATCAAAGTTCGACATTACAGAGCAAAGTGTTGAAGGTTGTCCAGGAACGATTTAACTCGATGAGATATGCTGCAAATATTGTCACTAGCAG CCCAACACTGAAGTGCATTTCTCTGGTTTCTTTCTTCTACGAGTTGGGAATGTCCGGGATCAGCAGTGTTTTGCTG TACTATCTGAAATCAGCCTTTGGCTTCAATAAGAATCAGTTCTCAGAAATTTTGATGATGGTGGGAGTAGGTTCCATAGTCTCACAG ATTGTGGTGCTTCCTCTTATCAATCCTCTTTTTGGGGAGAAAGTGATACTATGCATGGCCTTGCTTTCATCGATAGCTTAT GCAATGCTCTATGGACTAGCATGGGCACCTTGG GTTCCATATTTAAGTGCTTCTTTTGGGGTCATCTACGTCCTTGTTAAGCCCTCT ACTTATGCTGTTATATCCAAAGGAGCACTTTCAGCAGATCAGGGAAAAGCACAGGGATTTGTTGCTGGCATTCAATCAGTCGCGAGTTTGTTATCTCCAATTGTAATGAGTCCATTGACCT CATGGTTTTTGTCCCGTGATGCACCTTTCAACTGCAAAGGATTTAGTATACTTTGTGCCTCTTTATGCATG GTGGTTTCACTGTGTTATGCTTGCACGCTAAAAGTAGAGGCACCGCGAAAGAGGACCTTAGACGAAAATGCAGAGAACATTGAAGCACCTCTTTTGACATGA